GGTGCATCAGGATCGGGATCATGCGGCCAAAATTGTCCATTCCCAGTTCGATAACATTGGGTTAACCAAGCGGAATGCTGAGTACATGTTCAAGTTTAACCAGGCACTTGGCGCCACCAAACTGTCTGCAGACAAGAAGAACGAAGCCGTCCAGACAATGGTTCAGGAATTGCTGGAGGGCCAGAAGTCAGGCAAAACTGCCAGAAATATGTGGGGGACTGTCGATCAAAAGATTGAAACGACGGTTCATCCACCGGCAAGGCCAGCTGATCCACGCAGAGACTATTGGAAGAACGCCGGGTACAATGCTGTCCTGTTTTTGACGATCTTCTTCTTGATGTATGGGGTTCTGTGGTTCCTGCCAACAAAGGGCG
Above is a genomic segment from Lentilactobacillus buchneri containing:
- a CDS encoding DUF1129 family protein, producing the protein MSSNDDTQRNANSKARQKNAQVHQDRDHAAKIVHSQFDNIGLTKRNAEYMFKFNQALGATKLSADKKNEAVQTMVQELLEGQKSGKTARNMWGTVDQKIETTVHPPARPADPRRDYWKNAGYNAVLFLTIFFLMYGVLWFLPTKGGQHSPMMGITGILISAAVAGLGIPIVTMMFTPGVKHRFSIWIRIILVVLFLIVWMGIFTLSSILPPVLNPVLNPIVYIVLGVLSGVAAFFVRRRFNITGGVF